In the Helicobacter cetorum MIT 99-5656 genome, GCGAAATTCCATTCTATAAGATAGGCACATTTGGCAAGACTGCTGACGCTTTTATTTCAAAAAAGCTATTTTTAGAATACAAAACAAAGTATTCCTTTCCAAAAAAGGGCGATGTTTTAATCTCTGCTTCAGGAACTATTGGCAGAGCGGTTATTTATAATGGAAAACCTGCCTATTTTCAAGATTCAAATATAGTTTGGATAAAAAATAATGAACAATTAGCAACAAATGTTTTTCTATTCTATGCCTATTCTAGCGTTAAATGGCATACAGAATACACAACCATTTCAAGACTTTATAATGATAATCTAAAAAATACTTTAATCCCCCTACCCCCTTTAGACGAACAAAAAGCTATCGCTAAAGTTTTAAGCGATTTAGATAATTATCTTTATAGCTTAAAGGCCCTCATTCTTAAAAAAGAGAACATTAAAAAAGCCTTGAGTTTTGAGCTTTTAAGCCAGAAAAAACGCTTGAAAGGCTTTAATGGAGTATGGGAAAAAGTAAGGCTTGGGGATATATGTGAGATTACAACCGGCTCACTAGATGCAAACGAAATGGTTAGTTATGGAAAATATAGATTTTATACATGTGCAAAAGAATATTATTTTATAGATAAATATGCTTTTGATACAGAAGC is a window encoding:
- a CDS encoding restriction endonuclease subunit S, with the protein product MHTLTAFYDLPKEWEVVKLGDIGEPCMCKRVMKYQTTPYGEIPFYKIGTFGKTADAFISKKLFLEYKTKYSFPKKGDVLISASGTIGRAVIYNGKPAYFQDSNIVWIKNNEQLATNVFLFYAYSSVKWHTEYTTISRLYNDNLKNTLIPLPPLDEQKAIAKVLSDLDNYLYSLKALILKKENIKKALSFELLSQKKRLKGFNGVWEKVRLGDICEITTGSLDANEMVSYGKYRFYTCAKEYYFIDKYAFDTEAILISGNGAYVGYVHYYKGKFNAYQRTYVLDNFSEHIIFVKYFLTIFLQSHIQINRNEGNTPYIVMTTLKDFEILLPPLDEQKAIATILSDLDKEITSLKHKKMKFQNIKKSLNNDLMNAKIRV